Proteins encoded in a region of the Candidatus Coatesbacteria bacterium genome:
- a CDS encoding 3-hydroxybutyryl-CoA dehydrogenase, giving the protein METADINKIAVIGGGTMGNGIAHVCAQTGYDVVLIEREERFLERALASIARNLDRMVKKEKITSQDKEQAISRIRATTEFGEIADCDVVIEAVFEERGVKREVWRAVDQTVKAGALLASNTSTIPITELAAFTERPADFIGMHFMNPVPVMKLVEVIRGLETSDVATALTMSLAEQLGKVPVEVNDYPGFISNRILMPMINEAVYAVMEGVAALEAVDSVMKLGMNHPMGPLTLADFIGLDVCLAIMEVLYDGFRDSKYRPCPLLRKMVAAGRLGRKSGRGFYDYSAR; this is encoded by the coding sequence ATGGAGACGGCGGACATCAACAAGATCGCGGTCATCGGCGGCGGCACCATGGGCAACGGCATCGCCCACGTCTGCGCCCAGACCGGTTACGACGTGGTGCTGATCGAGCGCGAGGAGCGCTTCCTGGAGCGCGCCCTGGCGTCGATCGCCCGCAACCTGGACCGGATGGTCAAGAAGGAGAAGATCACCTCCCAGGACAAGGAGCAGGCCATTTCCCGCATCCGCGCCACTACGGAGTTCGGCGAGATCGCCGACTGCGATGTGGTCATCGAGGCCGTCTTCGAGGAGCGCGGCGTCAAGCGTGAGGTCTGGCGGGCCGTCGATCAGACCGTCAAGGCCGGGGCCTTGCTGGCCTCCAACACCTCGACGATCCCGATCACCGAGTTGGCCGCCTTCACCGAGCGCCCCGCCGATTTCATCGGCATGCACTTCATGAACCCGGTGCCGGTGATGAAGCTGGTCGAGGTCATCCGCGGACTGGAGACCAGCGACGTGGCCACGGCGCTGACCATGAGCCTGGCCGAACAGTTGGGCAAGGTGCCCGTCGAGGTCAACGATTATCCGGGCTTCATCTCCAACCGCATCCTGATGCCGATGATCAACGAGGCCGTCTACGCGGTGATGGAGGGCGTGGCCGCGCTCGAGGCCGTCGACAGCGTGATGAAGCTGGGAATGAACCACCCGATGGGGCCCTTGACCCTGGCCGACTTCATCGGCCTGGATGTCTGTCTGGCGATCATGGAGGTTCTCTACGACGGCTTCCGCGACAGCAAGTACCGCCCCTGCCCCTTGCTGCGCAAGATGGTCGCCGCCGGCCGGTTGGGCCGCAAGAGCGGGCGCGGTTTCTACGATTATTCGGCGCGCTAG
- the ruvX gene encoding Holliday junction resolvase RuvX has protein sequence MELWMSSKVNTSKKSAATVARRPALVAAAAMLYTGAVRYLGIDYGEVRLGLALSDEGAVLAKPLKVYARRSPKRDVRWLTLLCIELGVDAVVVGLPLEQAGVEGKTAEQVRLFVGRLRSHLALPVEFVDERYSSAEAEHRLREQGLDGREIRRELDAVAAALILQTFLDARHRDYQQD, from the coding sequence ATGGAGTTGTGGATGAGTTCGAAGGTCAATACTAGCAAAAAGAGCGCCGCGACGGTAGCCCGTCGGCCCGCCCTGGTTGCCGCGGCGGCGATGTTGTATACTGGCGCGGTGCGTTACCTGGGCATCGATTACGGTGAGGTGCGGCTGGGGCTGGCCCTGTCCGACGAGGGCGCCGTTCTGGCCAAGCCCTTGAAGGTCTACGCCCGACGCAGCCCCAAGCGCGACGTGCGTTGGCTGACCCTGCTGTGCATCGAGCTGGGCGTCGACGCCGTCGTCGTCGGCCTGCCCCTGGAGCAGGCCGGGGTGGAGGGGAAAACGGCCGAGCAAGTCCGGCTGTTCGTCGGGCGGCTGCGCTCTCATCTGGCCCTGCCCGTCGAGTTCGTCGACGAGCGCTACAGCTCGGCGGAGGCCGAGCACAGGCTGCGCGAGCAGGGCCTGGACGGGCGGGAGATCCGCCGTGAGCTCGACGCCGTCGCCGCCGCCCTGATCCTGCAGACCTTCCTCGACGCCCGGCACCGGGATTATCAACAGGATTAA